The Kribbella shirazensis genomic interval AAGCTCGAACGCAAGGGCTGCGACCTGCTCGTCGTCAACGACGTCTCCGGCGGCAAGGTGTTCGGCAGCGACCTCAACGAGGCCGTCATCCTCGACCGCGACGGCAACGCCATGCCGGTGCCCTCCGGTAGTAAGGACGCCCTCGCCGGTGTCATCTGGAACCTCGTCGCGTCCCACTGGGCCTGACCGGTGCTGACGGTCGAGCCGGCGACGCAGGCCGACGTACCAGGAATCCTCGCGCTGGCCGGTGAGGTCGAGCATTGGTTCGGCCCGATGGTCGCCGAGCCAGGTTTTCACCGCGCGCTGAGCGCTCACATCGACGATCAACGGGCGCTGGTGGCCCGGGACGCCGATCAGCTGGCCGGAGCGGTGCTGTGCGGTGGCGCCGCGCCGCGGTTCGCGGTGCACTGGCTGGTGATTTCCGAGCGGGTGCGGGGCCGGGGCGTCGGGCGGCGGCTGATGGACGCGGCGATCGATCGGCTGACAGCGGGTCGCGGACTCGGCGATGGGGACGTCGTCGAGGTGGTGACGTTCGGCGAGGACCATCCGGGCGCGGTCGCCAGCGGGGCGCGGGTGTTCTACGAGCGGCTCGGGTTCGTCCCGGCCGAGGCGGCGGAGGACGGTCCCGAGGGTGGCTCGCGGCAGGTCTTCCGGTTCCGCGCGAAGAGGTCAGAACCTGTCCGCTTCTCTACGTAGCGTTGGGGTCATGGAGATCAGCTGGCAGGCGGTTGTGGCTCGGCGGATGCGACGGCACGGGCTGCTGGAGCCCGCCGATACCCCGGTCGACGCCGTCCGGGCGATGTGCGGGGCGCACGCCCAGATCGCGGCCGCGGGGGAGGCGTCCGTGGCGTTGCGGGTGGACGGAGCGACCCGCGAGACGGTGCAGCGCGACGACGGCCTCGTGAAGACCTTCGGGCCGCGAGGGACCGTGCACCTGTTGCCGCTCGACGACCTGCCGATGTGGACGGGCGCGCTGTCCTCGCTCCCGGCGGCCGGTCAGCAGCCGGTGCCGATCCGGATGACCGCGGACGAGATCGACCGGGTGGTCGTCGCGATCGGCGAGGCGCTGGCGCACGCCGACCTGACCGTCGACGAGCTCACCGAGGACGTTGTCCGGCGTACCGGCGAATGGGCGCGGGTGCCGACCATTCCGGCGTTCCAGGGCGCGTGGGCGCGGTGGCGGCAGGCGATCCCGGCCGCGGCGAACGCCGGCGTCCTCTGCCACGGACCGCTCCGCGGCCGACTCACGACGTACTCGAACCCGCACCGGCTGCGACCCTTCGACCCGATGCCCGCGGACAAGGCGCTCACCGAGCTCCTGCACCGCTACCTCTACTCGTACGGTCCCGCGACGCCGCAGCAGTTCGCCCGCTGGCTCAAGGCCACGCCGACCATGGTCAAGCCGTACTTCGACGACCTGCCGCAGGCGACGCTCGCGGACCAGACCGTCTGGTGCGCCCCGGATGACGACGATTTCCCGGACGAGCGGGCCGAAGGCGTCCGCCTGCTGCCGTACTTCGACGCGTACGGCGTCGGCAGCTTCCCGCGCGAACTGCTCTTCCCCGGCAAGGCGTTCGCCCGTGCGACGGCCGGCGGCCAGGCCGGCAACTACCCGCTGCTGCTCGTCGACGGCGTCGTCGCGGGCGTCTGGCACCAGAAGAAGTCCGGCCGCACCGCGCGCTTCACGGTCGAGGCACTGACCTCGCTGAACCGTCGCCGCCGTCGCCTGCTGGACGCCGAGGTGGACCGGTTGGCTGCGATCCTTGGCGGTACGCCGTCGCTCACACTCGGCGACGTAACGGTCGGCCCGCACGCCTGAAACCCGTGCCGCCGTCCACAATATGATCGCGGATCTCGCATTCCGGATGAATTCGGAGCGTCACCGGGACGTGGGTGGAAACTGCTGGCATACTTCCCAGATGCATCGCCAACCGCCGGTGCATGGGGGGATCGCGCGGCCGTGTCAACGCGCAGCCGGGCGGCACGAGAGGAACCGAGGGAGAACTGTGGCGAGGCGCCTTTTCACGTCCGAGTCCGTGACCGAAGGTCACCCGGACAAGATCGCTGACCAGATCAGCGACTCCATCCTCGACGCGTTGCTGGCCGAGGACCCGAAGAGCCGGGTCGCGGTCGAGACCCTGATCACCACGGGTCTGGTCGTCGTCGCGGGCGAGGTCACGACGACGGCGTACGTCGACATCCCGGGGATCGTGCGCTCGCGCATCCTCGAGATCGGCTACGACTCGTCGCTGAAGGGCTTCGACGGCGCGTCCTGTGGGGTGCAGGTCGCCATCGGGAGCCAGTCTCCGGACATCGCGCAGGGCGTCGACACGGCGTACGAGTCGCGGTCGGACGCGTCCAGGGACGAGCTGGACCTGCAGGGGGCGGGTGACCAGGGGCTGATGTTCGGCTACGCGTCGAACGAGACGCCGGAGCTGATGCCGCTGCCGATCACGATCGCGCACCGGCTGTCCGAGCGGCTCGCCGAGGTGCGCAAGAACGGCACCCTCGCGTACCTGCGGCCGGACGGCAAGACCCAGGTCACGATCGAATACGACGGCGACAAGGCGGTCCGGATCGACACTGTCGTGGTGTCCAGCCAGCACGCGGCGGACATCAACCTGGAGACGATGCTGACGCCGGACATCAAGAAGCACGTCGTCGACCCGGTGCTCGAGCAGTTCGACATCGACGGCACCGACTACAAGCTGCTGGTGAACCCGACCGGCCGGTTCGAGATCGGCGGCCCGATGGGCGACGCCGGGCTGACCGGGCGGAAGATCATCATCGACACCTACGGCGGGATGGCGCGGCACGGCGGTGGCGCGTTCTCCGGCAAGGACCCGTCCAAGGTGGACCGTTCGGCGGCGTACGCGATGCGCTGGGTGGCGAAGAACATCGTCGCCGCCGGCCTCGCGGACCGGGTCGAGTGCCAGGTCGCGTACGCGATCGGCAAGGCCGCGCCGGTCGGCTTCTACGTCGACACGTTCGGCACCGAGAAGGTCGCGGTGGACAAGATCGCCGCCGCCGTTCGCGAGGTCTTCGACCTGCGGCCGGCCGCGATCATCCGCGACCTGGAGCTGCTCCGGCCGATCTACGCCCAGACCGCGCGGAACGGCCACTTCGGCCGCACCGGCGGGGACTTCACCTGGGAGCGCACCGATCGTGTCGAGGCCCTGAAGGCCGCGGTCGGCAAGTAGTTGTCAGTAGTTGTCCACAGGCGGACGGCAGTGCGGACGCGCACTGTCGTCCCTGCGGACTAGCATTTCCCGGTGACATCGGACTCGCCCGAGCAACTGACGCTGCTACGGGACACTGTGCGCAGATCGCGCACCAAGGAGCCCGCCCCGATCACCGAGACGTTGCCGGTGGCCCGGGTGGCGGTCGATGTCTCGCTCCCGCACCTGGACCGGCCGTTCGACTACCTCGTGCCCGAGGACATGACCGCGGCGGCTCAGCCCGGTGCGCGGGTGAAGGTGCGGTTCGCCGGCAAGGACCACGACGGGTTCGTGCTGGAGCGGCTCGAGGCGTCGGACCACGACGGCAAGCTGGTCCGTCTCCGCAAGGTCGTGTCGCCGGAGCGGGTGCTGACGCCGGAGATCGCCGATCTCTGCCGGGCGGTCGCCGATCGGTACGCCGGGGTGTTCGCGGACGTCACGCGGCTGGCGGTCCCGCCCCGGCACGCGAAGGTCGAGGGGGAGCCGCTGCGGTGCGATCAGCCCGCGCCCCCGCCGGTGTCGACGTCGCGCTCCGAGTGGTCGCCGTACCCGACCGGCTTCCTCGACGCGGTCTCCCGTGGGGAGGGCCCGCGCGCGGTGTGGACCGCGGTGCCGGGGGCCGACTGGACGCTCGCGTTCGCCCAGGCCGCAGCCGTTTGCGCCGCGACGGGCCGGGGTGCGCTGCTGCTCGCCCCCGACGCGCGGGATCTCGAGCGACTGGCCGCCGCGTGCCGGGCGGTGCTGGGTGAGAACGGCTTTGTCACGCTGTCGGCCGACCTCGGCCCGACGGCCCGTTACCGCGCGTTCCTCGCCGCGGCGCGGGGGAGTGCGCGGGTCGTGATCGGCACGCGGGCGGCGGCGTTCGCCCCGGTGGCGGATCTCGGGCTGGTGGCGATGTGGGACGACGGCGACGAGTCGTACGCCGAGCCGCGCGCGCCGTACCCGCATGCTCGGGAAGTTCTGCTGCTGCGGGCGTTCCGGCAGGAGTGTGCGGCGTTGCTCGGCGGGTTCGCGCGGTCCGCGGAGGCGGCGGCGTTGCTCGAGTCCGGGTTCGCGCACGAGCTGATCGCGGACCGGAAGGCGATCCGGGCGGCCGCGCCGTCGGTGCACATCGCGGGCGAGTCGGATATCGACCTTGCGCGTGATCCGGCGGCGCGCGCGGCGCGGTTGCCGCACCGGGCGTTCGAGATCGCGCGCGAAGGGCTGCGGTCCGGGCCGGTGCTGGTGCAGGTGCCGCGCGCGGGGTACTTGCCGAGTTTGGTGTGCCAGACGTGCCGGGCCCCGTCGCGGTGCTCGACGTGCGGCGGAACGTTGCGTCGTACCGGGGGATCCGGGCCGGCGAGCTGCAGTGTGTGCGGCCGGCCGGCCGCGGATCACCGGTGCCCGGAGTGCGGTGACACCCGGATGCGCGCGGCGATCATCGGCGCCCGCCGGACGGCGGAGGAGCTCGGGCGCGCGTTTCCCGGTGTTGTCGTGCGTACGTCGGGCAGCGACAACATGCTGGACGTCGTACCGGACGCGCCGGCGCTGGTCGTCAGCACCCCGGGGGCCGAACCAGTCGCCGAGGCCGGGTACAGCGCGGCGCTGCTTCTCGACACCTGGCTGATGCTCGCGCGCCCGGACCTGCGCGCACCGGAAGAGGCCGTGCGGCGATGGTTCAACGCGGCCGCACTGGTCCGCGCGGGCGGCCCTGTCATTCTCGTCGGTGACCCGTCCGCGCTGCCCCTGCAGGCGATCGTCCGCTGGAGCCCCGAGGGGTACGCGGCCCGCGAGATCGAGGAACGCCGTACGGCGCGCCTCGCCCCGGCCGCCAAACTCGCGGAACTCACCGGCCCGTCCGAATCCGTCAACGACCTCGTCACCCGCCTCCGCGACCTCGTCCCCCCATCCGCCGGCCTCGAGGTCCTGGGCCCGGTAGACGTCGACGACGAAACCGTCCGAGCGGTGGTCCGTACGCCCCGGGCCCACGGCACCACCCTCGTCCGCGCACTGAAGGACGCCCAGTCAGCACGCACCACCAAGAAGAACCCCGGCACAGTCCGGGTCCAGGTCGACCCACCCAGCTTCGGCTGAGCGGCTCTAGCTGCGGAACGCGGCTCTGGTCGCGGCCGCGGTGGTGGTGAAGTACTCCCGCGGCTCGATGAACCACCATTCGTTGAACGGTGCGCCGTTGGTGAGGTCGCGATGGTAGCCGAAGCACACGAGATAGAGCGGCCTGATGTACATCACCCCTTCGAGCCGGTCGAGTTCCTCGTCGGTCAGCTCGACGTGCTTGCGGTACGCCGTGACGACGGCGTTGACGCGCTCCTCGTTGGTGCTTCTCGACGGAGCCCAGTTGCCGGTTCCCCACAGCAGGAAGGCGAGGTCGGCGAGACGCGGTCCGCGCCCCGACGCCTTCCAATTGATGGCCACCGGCCCGTTCTTGCCGATGACCGCGTGACTGGGAGCGTGCAGCAGGTTGCCGTGCAGCAGGCCCTCGGGCAGGCTGTCGCCGTCGTCGGCGGAGCGCACCTGGTCGAGGAGCTGCTCGAACCGTTCGCGATCGGCCGCCCCGACCTTCGTGTCCACCGCGTCGAGAAACGCCAAGCCCGCCAGGAGGTCCTGCCGAGGGGTCCCCATCCGGCGGGGGTCCTCACCACTCGCTCCGCCGGGCCGGCTGACCGACTCGTCGAACGGCAGCGCGTGCAGCCGTCCGAGCAGATCGGCCATGATCGCGAAATCCTCGATGCCGCCCGGAAGCGGCGTGCTGTCGACGAACTCGGTGACGAGGACCGCGCTCCCGTCGAAGTCGGACACCGCGTCGTCGACCGCGAGACGTTCCGCGGGGTAGTCGTGCCGCTCGAGAAAGCGCAGTACCTCGGCGTCGCCCTCGACGTCGGCCCGCGGCCGGGCCGGCGGGAACGCCCGAGCGATCCACGGGGCGCCGTCGGTCCTGTCGATGCGGAAGACGTACGTCTTGTGCACACTGAGCTTCGTCGCCGCGACCGCGTCGATACCGTAGCGGTCCCGAAGGTGGACGAGCAGCCGATCGGCGTCCGGCTCGTGGTAGATGCGGTCGCTCAGACCTTCGAGATCGGTCAGCGCTTCGGTGTACCGCTGGCCGGTCTGCTGGGCGTGCCGCCGTACGACCTTCTTGAAATTGCCGTCCTTCGTCATGACAAGCCTCCTCGTCGACACCTTCGTCCCCCAGTGACGCGGTGTTCAGAGATGGCCTGCTGGCATCAACGACCGAGAGGGCTGATTTCCCCTTCGCCCGATGGAACCCCGACTGGGGCGGATGTCCCACGGCTCGGCGACCGGTCGGCGCCGTCAGCCAATCTCCCCGACGCCCCGGGCGGTTGTCAAGGATCAGGCGGTTGTTGCCAGGGTCGTGGACGCGGAGAGCAGTTGGTGGCCCAGTGCTGTGCGGTGGTAGAGCACTGTGCGGCCGTCGCGATGTGAGGTGACGACGCCGGCGTTGCGGAGGATGCCGAGGTGGACGCTGAGGGTGGGGGCGGAAACGCCCAGCTGGTGGGCCAGGTGAGTCGTCGACATCGGTAGGTCCAGGTGGCTGACGATGGCGGCTCTCGTACGACCGACCAGATCGGCCAGCGGCGAGTCCGTGGTGTCCTGGCGGTCCTCCCACAGGCGGCCGAGGCCGCGTGGGGGATAGGTGATGGTCGGTACGTGCGGCGCACCCGTGACCGCGAGACCGGCCGGCCAGGTGAACACGCACGGCACCAGCAGCAGCCCCTGCCCGCCCATCGGCTCGCCGTCGCAGCAGAACGGGCGGTCGATCTCGACCCGGTCCCCGGTGTAGCGGATCGACGGGTGCAGGTTGCGGAACAGACGCTCGATCCCGCCACTGGCGAGCTCGTCCAGCCGGAACGCGAGGTCGTCCTGCAGCAGCGACCGCATCCGCCGCCAGTCCGGCTCGATCGCCCGCCGCCAGTACGTCTCCAGCGCGGACGTGATCAGGTCGAGCGCCTTCGCCGGCCGCGTGATCAGCCCGGGCAGCATCGGGTGCGGGGTGTCCGTGTTCAGCTTCCCGATCTCGTCCGCCACCAGCTCGTGCGGCGTCGCGGCGATCGCCGCGAGCCCGGACTCCAGGCTGGTCGACCGCCGCGGCGGCGCCGGGGTGAGGAAGTCCGGGATGTACCCGACCGGCGGAATGAGTGCCCTGAGCAACGTCAGGTCGTCACCCTCGATCGTCGGCCGGACCTTCTGCAGCCACGGTCCGTGCACGCTCCGCGCGGTGTTGTTGCTGAGCGCTCGCACACTCGTCACGGCCTCCCAGACCGGCGACAGCGCGAACCGGATCCGCCCGATGTCGCCGGCGGTGAGCCTGATCGTGATCACCCGACAAGATTAGCCCTGAGCCTAATCATCGACAATCTCCTGGATGCTCGCGGAGAGTTGACCCCATGAGCGCAATCGCCGTCGGCACGCCCCGGCCCGCCGCCCTGCCGCGGGCGTTCTGGGCGCTGTGGGTGTGCCAGTTGGTCAACCGGCTCGGCAGCTTCGTCCAACCGTTCCTCGTCCTCTACCTGACCCATGATCGCCACCTCAGCGCGGGTACGGCGGGAGCGGTCGCGGCCGCTGTCGGCGCCGGGACGGTGACGGCCCAGCTCGTCGGCGGTTTCCTCGCCGACCGCGTCGGCCGCCGGCTGACGATGCTGATCTGCTTCTTCGGCACCGGCGCCGCGCTGATCCTGCTCGGGTCGGCGCGTGACATGGCGCTGATCTGGGTGAGCGCGTTCCTGGTCGGGCTGCTCGGTGACCTCTTCCGGCCCGCCGTACAGGCGACCGTCGCGGACCTGCTGCAGCCGGCCGAACGCGTCCGTGCGTACGGGCTGCTCTTCTGGGCGATCAACCTCGGCTTCTCCGTCTCGACCGTCAGCGCCGGAGTCCTGGCGTCGTTGGGTTACGGCCTGCTGTTCTGGGTGAACGCGGCCACGTCGGTGATCGCCGGCCTGGTCATCTGGGCGATGGTGCCGGAGAGCCGCCCGGCGCCCGAGCCCAACGCGGCCGGCCGGTCGCTGCTGCCGGTGGTCGCCCGCGACACCGTGTTCCTGCTGATGGTCCTGATCCAGATCGGCTACGCGACCATCTACATGCAGGGCTATTCGACCCTGCCGCTGGCGATGGCGGGCGACGGCCTGTCCTCGCGGACGTACGGACTGGTGATCGCGCTCAACGGCGTCGTGATCGTGCTCGCGCAGCCGTTCCTCGGCCGGTGGATGGCGAAGCTCGACCGGCCGAAACTGCTCGCGAGTTCGATGCTGGTCGTCGGTCTCGGCTTCGGGCTCGGCGCGGTCGTGCACAGCTGGTGGGGCTATGGGCTGTCGGTCGTGGTGTGGACGATCGGGGAGATCGGGTTCGCCGCGGTCATCGGCGCGGTGTTCGCCGATCTCGCTCCGATCGACCTGCGCGGCCGCTACATGGGCCTGTCCGGCATGGCGTTCGGCGTCGGCACGGTCATCGGCCCGCTCGCCGGCACCAACGCCCTCGAACACCTCGGCCCGACCGTCACCTGGCTCGGGTGCGCCGTACTCGGCGTCGCGATTTTCATCGGCCAGTGCGCACTGGCTCCCGCCCTCCATGCCCGCGCCGCAGCGAACGCGACGACCACATGAGGCAGTCGTTCTCGCCGGGTCTCGTAGGGTTGCGGGTATGACTGAGCGGACGATCGACGCGGTGGTGTTCGACATCGGTGGAGTGGTGCTGGACTGGAATCCGACGTACCTGTACGCCGACCTGATCCCGGACGTGGAGGAGCGGACGCACTTCCTGACCAACGTGGCGACGCCGGCCTGGAACCACCAGCAGGACGAGGGCCGGCCGTGGGCCGAGGCGGTGGCCGAGCTGACCGGCCTGCACCCCGAGCACGCTGAATGGATCGAGGCGTACGACACCGGGTGGCTGAAGATGGTCAAGGGAGTGTTCGAGGACACCGCCGCGGTACTGACCGAGCTGCAGGACGGCGGCGTACCGACGTACGCGCTGACGAACTTCTCCGCCGAGAAGTGGGAGGTCGCGAAGGAGGCGTTCCCGATCCTGACCCGCTTCGCCGGGGAGGTCGTGTCCGGGGTCGAGCAGACCGTGAAGCCCGGCGAGAAGATCTACCGCATCCTGATCGAGCGCTTCGACCTGAACCCGGCGCGGACCTTCTACACCGACGACATGGCCTACAACGTCGACGGAGCACGCGCAGTCGGCCTCGACGCCGAACTCTTCACCGGCGCAGCGGACCTCCGCGACCAGCTCCGCGCCCGCAGGCTGACGGTCTGACGGTACTGCGGTGCGCCGGACCAGGCTGTGCTGAAGTCCGCCACGCTCGTCGGTGAACGCCCGCCGGCGTTCTAGAGTGTGGCGGCGATGGTTTCGGTGTATGTCGGGGTGCTGGCGAGGTAAGCCGCCTCGACATAGACCGTGTTGTCCTGGCATGTCATCGGCGTCAGGGCGACGCCCGGTTTCGCGGCGTACAGCTGCTGGGGTGTAGCGATGCCGGGGCGCCAGCGGTTGATCTGGTACGTCTCCTCGCCGGCCGAGCTGACCGTCCTGGTCTCCCAGAGGATCCAGTGGCCGCAGGCAATGATGGTGTCGGTGACGACGCTGCCGAGGGGGCGGGCGGGGGAGTCGCCGGACTCGCGGACGTACGCCTTGCTCTGGTACTGGTCGGGATCGGCCGCACCGACCTCGGACCACACCGTCGCGCCCTGGAGCGTCGCGCCGCTCCACTGGATGCAGCTCGTTGCCGCGGGCACCGGTCGTGGGGCGCCGCCGGACAGCGCGGCGGTCAGCACGCGCTTGCAGCGGCGGGCGGTCTCCGGCGCGATGATCTCGCTGAACGTCACCGTGTCGGCGGACACCACCGGGTCCGCGACGTACCCGGGCGCGGCGACGCACGTCACGCTGCGGGACTTCAGGGTCGCGAGTTCGGCGACGATCAGGCAGGACCGGTTCTTGGCGTCGGTGGAGCTGTAGGCGAACGTTCCGTCGTACGCGCCGATCTCGGGCTCGGACACCGGCGGAAGCCCGGTCGGTGTGGTGGCCTTGCCGGTGGTGAGGTCGTAGCGGACGATCTTGATCTGCGGATCCGGGCCGTCCGAGCGAATGTCCTCGACCAGTGCCCAACGGTCGTCGATCACGACCGGCGACTGGGCGACGAACCCGGACGCGGGCACATGCCGTACGACGACCTTCCGGGTGGAGCGGTCGGTGATGGTCGTCGTACCGGCCTCGTCGCTGCCGCGCGTGACGACGTACTTGCGCTGCTGGGTGACGAGATGCTCCCCGTTCACCGGCTGCCGCAACACCTTCGCCCACACCGGCAACGCCGTACCGGTGTCCGTCGGTCGGCCCGGTGTGGTGGGGGAGACCGACGGACTCGGCGTTCCTGTGGGTGGCGGCGTGCTGTCCGGTGTGCTGGAGGAGCAGCCGGCCAGCAGGACGACAAGGGTGCCTAAGGCAACGGTACGGCGACGCATCACAACCCGATGTTCTGGAAGGAGTTGGCCAGGGTGGCGTTGAACAGGGCGCTGGCCGGGAGGTTCTTCGGGCCGTCGGTGACGTTGCCGCGGCTGTTGAAGCGGCGCTCGTTGAAGACCTCGAAGATCGCGATGGTGCCCTTCGCCTTGTCGTAGCCGCGGCCGACCTGGTAGTGGCCGCTGTGGTTGAAGGCGAGATAGGGGAAGTACCGCTTGAGCAGTTGCACGTGCTCGATCACCGGGGCCTTGTAGACGCCGAGGTGCTTCTGGTGGACGGTGAAGAAGGTCTGGGTGTTCCAGTTCGAGACGTTCTGCACGATGTAGGTGCCGGCGGACTTCGGCCAGGCGGTCTTCAGGTTCGTCTGCTTCACCATCGCGGAGATCGCCGTACCGGACGTCGTCGTGCCGAGGTCCTTCGACCAGGACGCCTGGGTGTCCTTCTGGTTGTCGTCCGCCCAGTCGATCGACTGGAACGTCGCCGGACCACACCAGTACCCCTTCTCCTGCGAGGTCTGGTACCCCTTCATGATGTACGCCGACGCGGGCGCGGCGACCGGTGCGACCGGAGTCTGCGACGGCACCGGCGTCGGGGTCCCCGCCGTCGGAGCGGTCCGGGTAGGCACGACAGTCGGCGTGCTGGTCGGAGCCGGTGTCGTCGCGTCTGTGGTCGATCGCGTGGTCGGCCGGCCCGGCTCGCCCGGGTGGGGCGGGGTGGCTTCGGCGAGTTCGCGGAGTTCGCGGGCCTTGGCGCGGCCGTTCCAGGCGGCCTGCATCTCGTCCAGTTCGGCGGTGACGCGCTGGCTCTTCGGCATCGCGGCACGCTGGGCCACGAACGTGGCCGGCGTCAGATCACCCGTCGGGATGTCCTGCTCGGCCCCGTCCGCGGCACCGACTCCAGAGTCGTCGGCGGCGCGCAGGCTCGGCTGGGTCATCAGAGCATGGCGGTCGGCCCCGGTCGGCACCTGCGCGACGAAGCCGAGACCGAGACAGTAGTTCTCGCCGTCCAGCTTGAAGCACCGCAGCATGGACGCCGCCTGCGCGGACTCGTCGGCCGACCGCAACTGCATGTCACCCGGCGACGTCTCCGTCACCTGCTGGACCACATCACTCCACGACCGCGCCGCCGGAGCCTCACCGGCGGTCGGAGGTGTCGAGGTGGGCTCCGCGGTTGGGCCGGAGGTGGCGCGGGCCCGGGCCGCGGTGTCGCGGTACTCGGTGTCGCGGGGTTGGTAGGCCTGGGCGGTGAGGGGTGCCTGGCTGAGCAGTGCACCCAGGAGGACCAGAGTTGCCCCCCGTGCTGCTGTGAGCATTGGGTCTCCCGAGCGGCGTGTGACGGTAGTGACTGAGGGTACGCCTGGGACCACAGTACGTGCTTGTGGCAACAATGGGGAGGCCCCTCCCGCGGGGAATCCACCACACGGTCCAACTAGACTGACTCGGTCCCGGTCCGTGGAACCTGTGTGGAGAGTCTGTGTCGGTCCAACCCATCCGTCTGTTCGGCGACCCTGTGCTGATCACCAAGGCCGAGCCGGTCGTCGACTTCGACGCCGAGCTGCGCCGGCTGGTCGCGGATCTCACCGACACCATGCAGGACGCGCCCGGATCCGGCCTGGCCGCGCCGCAGATCGGCGTCGGCCTGCGCGTGTTCACGTACCACGTCGAGGGCGAGCTCGGGCACCTCATCAACCCCGAGCTGACGTTGTCGGCCGACGATCAGTTCGGACCCGAGGGCTGCCTGTCGATCCCCGGCCTGACCTTCGACTGCCGCCGCGCCCAGTCGGTGATCGCGAAGGGCTTCAACATGTACGGCGACCCGGTGGTGATCGAGGGCTCCGACCTGCTCGCCCGCTGCATCCAGCACGAGACCGACCACCTGGACGGCATCCTGTTCGTCGACCGGCTGGACCGTGAGACCCGCAAACAGGCGATGAAGGCGATCCGCGAGGCCGACTGGTCCGGCCTCGGCGGCCCACCCCAGATCAAGGTCTCGCCCCACCCGACGAACGGATTCGGCCTGTGAGAGTTGTCTTCGCCGGTACGCCGGAGCCTGCTGTCACCGCGCTCGAGGCGATTGTTGCCAGTCGCCACGAGCTGGTCGGGGTCGTCACCCGGCCGGACGCGCCGGCCGGGCGTGGGCGGAAGCTGGTCGCGTCGCCCGTCGCGCAGTACGCCGAGGAGCTCGGGGGCATCGAGATCCTGAAGCCGGTCAAGCCGAGCGACCCGGACTTCCTGGCCCGGCTGCGCGAGATCGCGCCGGACTGCTGCCCGGTCGTCGCGTACGGCGGGCTGCTGCCGCAGGCGGCGCTCGACATCCCGCCGCACGGCTGGATCAACCTGCACTTCTCGGTCCTGCCCGCCTGGCGCGGGGCGGCGCCGGTGCAGCACTCGATCATCTCCGGCGACGATGTGACCGGTGCGAGCACGTTCCGGATCGTGAAGGCGCTCGACGCCGGCCC includes:
- a CDS encoding GNAT family N-acetyltransferase; this encodes MLTVEPATQADVPGILALAGEVEHWFGPMVAEPGFHRALSAHIDDQRALVARDADQLAGAVLCGGAAPRFAVHWLVISERVRGRGVGRRLMDAAIDRLTAGRGLGDGDVVEVVTFGEDHPGAVASGARVFYERLGFVPAEAAEDGPEGGSRQVFRFRAKRSEPVRFST
- a CDS encoding winged helix DNA-binding domain-containing protein is translated as MEISWQAVVARRMRRHGLLEPADTPVDAVRAMCGAHAQIAAAGEASVALRVDGATRETVQRDDGLVKTFGPRGTVHLLPLDDLPMWTGALSSLPAAGQQPVPIRMTADEIDRVVVAIGEALAHADLTVDELTEDVVRRTGEWARVPTIPAFQGAWARWRQAIPAAANAGVLCHGPLRGRLTTYSNPHRLRPFDPMPADKALTELLHRYLYSYGPATPQQFARWLKATPTMVKPYFDDLPQATLADQTVWCAPDDDDFPDERAEGVRLLPYFDAYGVGSFPRELLFPGKAFARATAGGQAGNYPLLLVDGVVAGVWHQKKSGRTARFTVEALTSLNRRRRRLLDAEVDRLAAILGGTPSLTLGDVTVGPHA
- the metK gene encoding methionine adenosyltransferase, with protein sequence MARRLFTSESVTEGHPDKIADQISDSILDALLAEDPKSRVAVETLITTGLVVVAGEVTTTAYVDIPGIVRSRILEIGYDSSLKGFDGASCGVQVAIGSQSPDIAQGVDTAYESRSDASRDELDLQGAGDQGLMFGYASNETPELMPLPITIAHRLSERLAEVRKNGTLAYLRPDGKTQVTIEYDGDKAVRIDTVVVSSQHAADINLETMLTPDIKKHVVDPVLEQFDIDGTDYKLLVNPTGRFEIGGPMGDAGLTGRKIIIDTYGGMARHGGGAFSGKDPSKVDRSAAYAMRWVAKNIVAAGLADRVECQVAYAIGKAAPVGFYVDTFGTEKVAVDKIAAAVREVFDLRPAAIIRDLELLRPIYAQTARNGHFGRTGGDFTWERTDRVEALKAAVGK
- a CDS encoding primosomal protein N' gives rise to the protein MTSDSPEQLTLLRDTVRRSRTKEPAPITETLPVARVAVDVSLPHLDRPFDYLVPEDMTAAAQPGARVKVRFAGKDHDGFVLERLEASDHDGKLVRLRKVVSPERVLTPEIADLCRAVADRYAGVFADVTRLAVPPRHAKVEGEPLRCDQPAPPPVSTSRSEWSPYPTGFLDAVSRGEGPRAVWTAVPGADWTLAFAQAAAVCAATGRGALLLAPDARDLERLAAACRAVLGENGFVTLSADLGPTARYRAFLAAARGSARVVIGTRAAAFAPVADLGLVAMWDDGDESYAEPRAPYPHAREVLLLRAFRQECAALLGGFARSAEAAALLESGFAHELIADRKAIRAAAPSVHIAGESDIDLARDPAARAARLPHRAFEIAREGLRSGPVLVQVPRAGYLPSLVCQTCRAPSRCSTCGGTLRRTGGSGPASCSVCGRPAADHRCPECGDTRMRAAIIGARRTAEELGRAFPGVVVRTSGSDNMLDVVPDAPALVVSTPGAEPVAEAGYSAALLLDTWLMLARPDLRAPEEAVRRWFNAAALVRAGGPVILVGDPSALPLQAIVRWSPEGYAAREIEERRTARLAPAAKLAELTGPSESVNDLVTRLRDLVPPSAGLEVLGPVDVDDETVRAVVRTPRAHGTTLVRALKDAQSARTTKKNPGTVRVQVDPPSFG
- a CDS encoding phosphotransferase enzyme family protein, coding for MTKDGNFKKVVRRHAQQTGQRYTEALTDLEGLSDRIYHEPDADRLLVHLRDRYGIDAVAATKLSVHKTYVFRIDRTDGAPWIARAFPPARPRADVEGDAEVLRFLERHDYPAERLAVDDAVSDFDGSAVLVTEFVDSTPLPGGIEDFAIMADLLGRLHALPFDESVSRPGGASGEDPRRMGTPRQDLLAGLAFLDAVDTKVGAADRERFEQLLDQVRSADDGDSLPEGLLHGNLLHAPSHAVIGKNGPVAINWKASGRGPRLADLAFLLWGTGNWAPSRSTNEERVNAVVTAYRKHVELTDEELDRLEGVMYIRPLYLVCFGYHRDLTNGAPFNEWWFIEPREYFTTTAAATRAAFRS
- a CDS encoding helix-turn-helix domain-containing protein, with the translated sequence MITIRLTAGDIGRIRFALSPVWEAVTSVRALSNNTARSVHGPWLQKVRPTIEGDDLTLLRALIPPVGYIPDFLTPAPPRRSTSLESGLAAIAATPHELVADEIGKLNTDTPHPMLPGLITRPAKALDLITSALETYWRRAIEPDWRRMRSLLQDDLAFRLDELASGGIERLFRNLHPSIRYTGDRVEIDRPFCCDGEPMGGQGLLLVPCVFTWPAGLAVTGAPHVPTITYPPRGLGRLWEDRQDTTDSPLADLVGRTRAAIVSHLDLPMSTTHLAHQLGVSAPTLSVHLGILRNAGVVTSHRDGRTVLYHRTALGHQLLSASTTLATTA